A stretch of the Aegilops tauschii subsp. strangulata cultivar AL8/78 chromosome 4, Aet v6.0, whole genome shotgun sequence genome encodes the following:
- the LOC141022048 gene encoding uncharacterized protein gives MRLIIQAAALISVIQERIQNLNYIYNCNDVEALWMLRMKRAPFARLVETFRSRGLLQDSINTSVEEQVAMFLHVVGHNQRFMVIHNTFRRSMETISRYFKQVLYAVGELRGEMIRRPSGQTPPKIRGSPRRYPYFKDCIGAIDGTHVTARVPRSQSAAYRGRKHYTSHNVLAAIDFDLKKTRYHLNEFSGRNYPRTAQELFNLRHSSLRVTVERAFGALKNRFKILDQKPFYPYPTQVKLVLACCILHNWILQWGFDEHVPEEEDVEPGDVVSSGHGVEAFDNDAWKKKRLEWA, from the exons ATGAGGCTGATAATCCAGGCAGCAGCACTGATTAGTGTGATTCAG GAGAGGATCCAAAATCTGAACTACATCTACAACTGCAATGACGTCGAGGCTCTGTGGATGCTTAGAATGAAAAGAGCACCATTTGCCAGGCTTGTCGAGACCTTCAGGAGCAGGGGGCTGTTACAAGATAGCATCAACACCAGTGTAGAAGAGCAAGTGGCGATGTTCCTCCATGTGGTTGGCCATAACCAGAGGTTCATGGTCATTCACAACACGTTCAGGAGGTCAATGGAGACCATCTCTAGGTACTTCAAGCAGGTGCTTTATGCTGTTGGGGAGCTTAGAGGAGAGATGATCAGGAGACCATCTGGCCAGACACCACCCAAGATTCGTGGAAGCCCAAGACGGTATCCATACTTCAAG GATTGCATTGGGGCAATAGATGGTACTCATGTTACTGCTAGAGTTCCTAGGTCACAGTCTGCAGCATACAGGGGGAGGAAGCACTACACAAGCCATAATGTGCTTGCTGCTATTGACTTTGATCTGAA GAAAACAAGGTACCATCTCAATGAGTTCTCTGGTAGGAACTATCCTAGGACTGCACAGGAGCTGTTTAATCTTAGACACTCCAGCCTTAGAGTAACTGTTGAGAGGGCATTTGGAGCTCTGAAGAATAGGTTTAAGATCCTGGATCAGAAGCCATTCTACCCATACCCCACTCAGGTTAAGCTAGTTCTTGCTTGTTGCATTCTGCATAACTGGATCCTCCAGTGGGGCTTTGATGAACACGTGCCTGAGGAGGAAGATGTTGAGCCTGGCGATGTTGTAAGCTCCGGCCATGGTGTGGAGGCATTTGACAATGACGCTTGGAAGAAAAAAAGGTTGGAGTGGGCATAG